A window of Hordeum vulgare subsp. vulgare chromosome 5H, MorexV3_pseudomolecules_assembly, whole genome shotgun sequence genomic DNA:
caaacgtcgacctactcctgcctgcatctaacgtataaagttcatgaagaacagagtaacacattaagtaagatgagatgatgtagagggataaactcaagcaatatgatgaaaacccaataTTTTTATCCTCTatgacaacaatacaatacgtgcctcgctacccctactatgtcattgggtgaggaggccgcaagattgaacccaaaactaaacaattctcccattgcaagaattactaatctagttggccaaaccaaacaaataattcgaagagacttgcaaagatatgaaataatgcatgtAAGAATTcacaagagactcaaataatatttatagataatatgaacataaactcaaaattcatcggatctctagaACCACacggcaaaagagtattacatcggatagatctccatgaagatcatgaagaacatgatattgaagatcaaagagagagaagaagccatctagctgctaTCAATcgaccgtaggtctgtggtgaactcctcacacatcatcgaagggGTAATGGagatgatgtagatgccctccatgatcaatttcctctccgacagattactggaaaaggctcccagattggatctcacgagaaGAGAGGCTCCCGGTGGCATAAAAGTATTATCgtagctctttttggcgatacaggaatatttgggaatttataggatgaagaataggtttaggagacctgcaggagggcacaagccaaggggcacgaccaccccccagggCACGCCCTGCAAGCTGGTGGCCTCCCAGCAGATGCCTtgtcccctactccaagtctgctgcgtttcttctggtccaaaaaaaatcaatccgaagattttattccatttggactccatttaatattccttatctgcaatactcaaaaacgtggaaaaacataaactggcactaggctctatattaataggttagtcccaaaaataatataaaacaacatataaatgcatataaaacatccaaaacagataatataatggcatggaacaataaaaaattacagatacgttggagacgtatcactatgctATCACGAGAATGACAAATGTTGATGGTAGCGTGGACACTAAGGCAgagcaagatttttatgagactctcTTACTAGACAAGAGATACGTTGATTAGAAGTTGATCAAGGGAAATGATGACTACTTCCCTCATATACTAGAGAACTTCAAGGCCATTAGCAttgacactactaggaaaaggcatgctagtggcgcacctgttttggctactaatggcgcactacaggtgcgccagtAGCATCACGCCGGTAGATTTTTCTACTattggcgcaccacaggtgcgccattagtatgtggtatactaatggcgcatcaggtagtgcgtcattagtatagcctattgtgcgccattagtatgccttccatggagccatatttacccatgtgctctggcttactaatggcgcactagttgacgatgtgccactagtgtgctttttgaagtgcgccactaaagtgctgagtggtgcgccactagtatgaatactaGTTGTTTGGGCGCGCCCATGGCGCGCCGCCTGAGGGGCATATGGGCGGTGCCAGGTAGATGAACGTCCTTTTTCACTTTCATTTTTTTATCTGATAGAAGCACATGTACATGCAATTCTCGATTGACTTATTACATTGGAACATCATGCGAGGAAGAAACTGAAATGCCATGTCATCACATGCAAGCATCGGCAGGAGcattttgttgtttggcaacataaGATACATCATTAGATCGAGCACACTATAACAGAAACATATACATTCAGATCAGCACCACGAGCTACCGCATTAGCTCGCCGTCGTGGATGGTGATAACCCTCTTGAAACACGGCATCAACGGAGGCGAGGGAGATCTTGAGCTTGGTCTGGAGGTCCCTGATGGCAGCCATTGTCCTCTCGATGGAAAATGGCTTAGCACCGTTGGTGTCCTGGCTCCACAGCTTCGCTGCATGCAAATGTGTTCCACTTCATATCTTTGGCATGACTGGTTCTGAACTTCTAATGATTATATATAAATTCTGAAAGAAGCGAGTGTGCTCGACTGAACATACCCTGACTTCAGGCTCTCCTTATGACTCTGGAAGAGCTGGAATGGCTCCAGCGAAGCTTCACAGACGCCGACTTGCTCGTCGACGGCGTCACTCTAGACGCCAACTGTCTTTGTATAAGATAGCAATGATGAATGCTACAATCTGCCTTCTAGTTATATTTTGTAAATCAGTTTTCTCAAATCAGATGTCAAAAGCATTAGTCCTTAATTTTAGGACACTTCATTTTTTTCCAGAGCTTCCATAGGAAAGAGCCAACAATTAGGAACAAAAGGAAATACTGGTCAAGATAGGAAACCTGCCTCCGGATCTTCTTTTGCTGGAAGGACTTTTCCTCGGCAAACATTTGTAACACTGGTTATAATAATTTCAGTTCACAAAGTTACAGTACTAATCGCACAGAAGTGTTGTTCCATGTCGCCGCCATCAGAGATGAGGCATGTGTTAGGGAGCGAAGTTACCAACACGCTGATCAACAGAGCATTGAGTTATAATACACAaatgcaacaaaataaacaaataaatgtgATAGCAGTATAGAGTGTTTTTCGAGAAACATGAATGTGACATCACAATTTTTCAGCTTACAATAGAATACTTCGTGTTTCAAGCGTTTGAGTATGATCAAACAATTTAAATTAGCGAGTATCTAGTTCATATAAGATGGTAGAAGATATTACAAAGCTCATCTACTGCATTATCAAGAGGTTCCGATATAGCTGCACAACAAGAGAGAAGTTATTAGATAAATATTTTACATGGTGGCATAAGTATCTTGAACACCAAACATAAATAAGAAAAGCCATGAGAACACCGTTTAGTTTTTGTACCTTCTTATCCAACAAACATTCCAATATGAAGCATTTGATTTCTACTCCATGGTCAAACTATAATCTTCCCTAGATAGAAATAGCAAGGGAGAAACAGATAACATGTGTTTTTAGTATTAATGCAACCAAGTTACTCAGATAAACCAGCAAGTAATTCATCTTTTCTCCAGTCAGGCCAAATATCATACCAAACCAGCAAGTAATTCATCTTATCTCCCATCAGGTGAAATATCGTAACAAACCAGCAAGCAATGAATCTTGTATTTACCTCGTACCCTTTGTTCTAACAAACTGAAGACTATCAGACACTTACATCTCCACCACACCAAACCGATTCAGAGAATGGATAGGCAAGGGCGCCAAACCTCTGAACGCCCACTTATGGAAGGTCAGGTTAGTGTTGAAGAACTGGGGCTGCACACAGACCGACGTGGTTGTGCCGCAGTGTCTTCAACAGTCGGAGTTGTGCACCACGCTACCCTTGCACCCCAGAGCACCGCCACCCGCAGCAACCGATTTAAAATGTTTTTTATGTGCATGCGAGAATTGTCAACACTGTCAGATGTTGAACAGGGAAAACATGGAAGGATTGATGTTTACCACTTCAATATTCCTGAGCTCCCTGCTCCGTTCTATAAGCTGGCGATGCTGAACAGGTAAGTTGGGATCGCCCACAGCCTTCTCTGTCTCTTCTAGCAGCTGGATGGGGGTGAGCTTTGCAAACTCACAGACCCGATCTTGCGGCAAGAACTAAATCGAGACAAATCGTCATTCGGGTATAGGTACACAGTGTCGCCTACTCTGTGAAGAAGAGAGGATGACACGACACACAGACCTACCTGAGTGAGGTTATTGATTtggatgttgaacttcttgatgacGTCGATGATATCCTTCTTGGGGACAGAAGTGCCTGAATGAAAGAAACAAGAATCTGTCAAAAGTTGTTTTGAGCAAGAGTATACATGTGAATACAATAGAATAGATAGATATAGGGTTTGTAGTAGAGACCGTCGAGTAGCCACTCAGACTTATTGTTGGTATCGACCTTGCGGGTGATGTGGATGTCGCTGGCCTGTGACTGGGAGCGGAGGGAGAGGCGGACGTGGTCGGACTCCTCGCCGCGCTTGACAAAGGCCCTGACGCTGGAGGCCCTGCCGAGGATAGAGGGGTCGGTGGCGAGGGCGAGCGCGATGGCGCAAACGAGGGAGCTCTTGCCGGAACCGTTGGGGCCGACGACGAGGTTGAGGCGCGGGCCGGGGCGGCTGACCAGGCGGTCGTAGGTCATGAAGTTGCAGAGCTCGATCTCCATGATGTTGCCCGACACGTAGTCATCGTCGCCCCGCTGATGCTGATGCTGCGCGGCGGAGGTGGAGGCGGAGGCATAGGGCTCGAGCTTGGGGCGGCACGGGCGGGCGCcatggacggcggcggcggcggccgggggaATGGGTTGGTAGGGCTTTGGGGTTTGGGCTGTTCGGCGGGACGGGACTGGACGGGGTGGGGAATTTGGAGGAAAAAAATGGAAGGCAACCGCATTGGTGGCTTTGGGCTTGGGCTGAGAATTATACTAGTGGCGCAGTGCGCAAtctgccccggtgcgccattagtactatTGGAAAAAAAAGTTTGTTAGAAGTGGCGCACCGTGTGTGTAGTGTCCCttgagtgtccatcacactaatggtgcatctgcacatggtgcgccactgctatatagtagtggcgcaccacttgtctggtgcgtcattagtgtctatattatctgtagcccttttcctagtagtgtgataCTTTTGTTGGTAGAGAGTTGACAGCTtggtagcagtggcgcaccacttgtctggtgcgtcattagtgtctatattatctatagcccttttcctagtagtgtgataCTTTTGTTGGTAGAGAGTTGACAGCTTGGAATGATGAGGTGATTATCtatttctatttcacaacacatttTTATCTAGATGGGAAGATTATATGGATGACTGAGCGCATCATATACGAGTCGTTAGTTGATGAGCCATCTTATGGTGATTTATGACTGACGCATATGTTGATTTACAAGTCATGTTGATTTCCAAGTCATGTGGTGATATGATGATACCTGGTTATTCCATTAACATGCTCCATCATGTTGATAGCCATACCAGGATCAGGGTGATGGACTTGATTGCAGAGACAATCAAGAAGACTGCAGCTCACCAGAAGAGGTCATGGGGATATCCTCCATACATTCACATGCATATCAATTCCAAAGTTGGGAAGATTTAATATTTGCTTGATAGAAAACACCTACCCGTGCAACAAGAGTTTGAGTATAATGTCGTGGTGATGGATCCAATTCATCCCACTTCAGCTACTGCACAGGCTGACATTGCGGCTAAGGCCCACGTAGAGGTAGCCAAAGCCGCTAGTGCTCAAATGCCTGTAACAACCTGTGTTTAACTCTCCTAACTGATTTGACTTACatcaaaattaggaccaattaatttttttgtgaatgcttgtgatgcttgatgtgatgtttgcttgcttgcctattgcttgtgtttgaatcaaatgctcctgctactctccaaactcagctccttgacccaaacccttgcctaatgctcatgacatgtgtttaggaccagaaactattttaccaaatattattttcatcaaaaagcatttcttgatttaagctttcaaaactcctgagttgggatttgtactacaagtcctcaaattagagaagttatttttcaccaaatgttttatttaatacccattatcaaaattgattccaaaaaccacaatactattattttaaaagttattttactattttatttaaataccatcctctaaggccagaaatgttcctttatgaaggaaagttatttttattaatttcaaaatatt
This region includes:
- the LOC123396459 gene encoding structural maintenance of chromosomes protein 5-like translates to MQFGLRETDPDGVTSTYGDGPGRRAADWRPQPSVSSLTSCSYAGEAGRLEELASALVPAAPAAPGAARATDWFGSYVAPNSPKPKATNAVAFHFFPPNSPPRPVPSRRTAQTPKPYQPIPPAAAAAVHGARPCRPKLEPYASASTSAAQHQHQRGDDDYVSGNIMEIELCNFMTYDRLVSRPGPRLNLVVGPNGSGKSSLVCAIALALATDPSILGRASSVRAFVKRGEESDHVRLSLRSQSQASDIHITRKVDTNNKSEWLLDGTSVPKKDIIDVIKKFNIQINNLTQFLPQDRVCEFAKLTPIQLLEETEKAVGDPNLPVQHRQLIERSRELRNIEVVNINPSMFSLFNI